Within the Streptomyces sp. NBC_00353 genome, the region GTGTACGTCCACGGGCCGGAGGCGTCCGTCGCGGAGGTGACCAGGAAGCCGGCGCCGGCCTTGCCGTGGGAGGCGAAGTCGATCCGCAGGGAGCCCGCGGTGCCGACCTTGCCATCGGCAGAGAGGTCGTACGGGATGGGTCGGGCGGGGCGCAGACCGGGCTCCTGGCGGGGCAGCGCACCCTTGGCCGGCGGCGTCGGCACGTAGTCGGGGTGCCGGTCACCGTCCGGCGGCAGGTAGCCGGTGGTGTCGGGCAGCCGCGGCGTGTGGCTGTCCTTGTGCCGGAAGTCGAACGCCGTGGTCAAGTCGCCGGAGACGGCACGGCGCCAGGGGGAGATGTTGGGCTCCGTCACGCCGAAGCGGCGCTCCATGAACTGGATGATCGACGTGTGGTCGAAGGTCTGGGAGCAGACGTAGCCGCCCTTGCTCCACGGCGAGACCACGAACATCGGGACGCGCTGCCCCAGGCCGTACGCGCCCGCCGGGCGGCCGCTGTCGCCCGCGTACAGGTCGCCGCTGACGTCGACGGTGGACTTGCCCTGTGCGGCCGAGCCGGCCGGGAAGGGCGGCACGACGTGGTCGAAGAAGCCGTCGTTCTCGTCGTAGGTGATGAACAGCGCCGTCTTGCTCCACACATCGGGGTTGGAGGTGAGCGCGTCCAGAACCTGCGAGATGTACCAGGCGCCGTAGTTGGCGGGCCAGTTCGGGTGCTCGGTGAAGGCCTCGGGCGCGACGATCCACGAGACCTCGGGCAGCTTGCCGGCCTTCACGTCGGCACGGAGGATGTCGAAGAAGCCCTCGCCCTTGCGTGCGTCGGTGCCGGTGCGGGCCTTGTCGTACAGCGGGTCGCCGGGCTTGGCGTTGCGGTACTGGTCGAAGTACAGCAGCGAGTTGTCGCCGTAGTTGCCTCGGTAGGCGTCTCCGATCCAGCCCCAGCCCCCGTCCGCGTCCAGGCCGTCGCCGATGTCCTGGTAGATCTTCCAGGAGACGTCGGCGTTCTCCAGCCGCTCCGGGTACGTGGTCCAGGCGTAGCCCGCCTCGTCGTTGCCGAGGACCGGGCCGCCGCCCTTGCCGTCGTTGCCGGTGTAACCCGTCCACATGTAGTAGCGGTTCGGGTCGGTGGAGCCCATGAACGAGCAGTGGTAGGCGTCGCAGACCGTGAAGGCGTCGGCGAGCGCGTAGTGGAACGGTATGTCCTCACGGGTCAGGTGCGCCATCGTCGTGGCGGACTTGGCCGGGATCCACTTGTCGTACTTGCCCTTGTTGAAGGCGGCCTGGGTGTCGTTCCAGCCGTGCGGCAGGTCCTCCAGGAACGCCAGGCCGAGGTCCTTGGCGTCCGGGTGGAAGGGCAGGATCTCCTTGGTGCCGTCCGACTGGTGCCAGACCGACTTACCGCTCGGCAGTGTCACCGGGCGCGGGTCCCCGAAGCCCCGAACGCCGCGCAGCGCGCCGAGGTAGTGGTCGAAGGAACGGTTCTCCTGCATCAGGACGACGATGTGCTCGACGTCCTTGATGGAGCCCGTCCTGCGGTGCGCGGGGATCTCCGCGGCGCGAGCGATGCTGGTGGACAGAGCGGACAGAGCAGCGGTGCCGCCCGCAAGTTGCATGAACCGTCTGCGGTCGATGGCATTCATGAAGAGCATGTCTCCCGGAAAATCCGTGGGCCGTAAAGAGTGCAGCGGCCAGCATTTCCCAACTTGTTCAAACAAGTGGCGGCGGAGAAGCGAACCATTCGGGAAACCTGTGCCAACCCGGCGCGTGACCGGGGGCAGGGCGGACCGGGTCGAAGCATGTGGAACGCCGGGAACACCCCACCGGGGCAAGGCTGTTGTCCTGGGTTGCAGTGTGCGGGGCAAAGACCTTGTCGATCCTGTCTCCGATCATCGACCCGTCGCGCATGACCCCCGCGCACTGGGTGGAGCGCAGCGTGTGAGCTCTGTTCGTCGGCGCAGGCCGGGGCGAGCGTCATCCGCACCTCGCTGCGAACCTCGGACGAAGGCCAGGGGCAGGTATCGCCGCTTTCCCGGGCAGCTTTCAGGGGGCCTTGGGTGAGCTGGAGTCCGTGTGCAGTTTCGCTGCGTGGAGTCCTTCCCCCTGCCGGAACCGGGCCCCAGCTGCCGCCGGAGGATGTCGACCTGTCGTCCACCGCCGGTGCCGTGACGGACGGCACCGGCGGTCGCTTGAGTGGATGTTCTCAATCGGCAGGCGTGGTCGGTACCGATGAGACGGGACAGGTCACCTGCACCACGTCGCTCCTCGCAGGGGCGAGCCGGTCCACGTGCCGGCGGACGGGTTGGGTGCCTGCGCCTGCGCCTGCGTCTACCGGCGGCTTCCAAGGGGCGAATCGGCGCGCGACTGCGGTAGCGCGTGCGCGTGCCAGGCGTCGCAGGGCGGGCGGGACGTCACGGTCATGCCTGGGCCCGGAGGCGATCCGGTGCGACCCCGGGCCGACGGCCCCAGGCTGTCTACGCCGGGCTCGCCGGCATCGCGCCCGGGCCGGTCCGACGGGCCAGCGCGTTGTTGCCTATCGAGTTGTGCACGCTGAAACTCACCGCGTCGGAGCAGTACCGGTCGTCAGACCACTCGACGGGGCGGCCCTCACGGGTGGTCGTGACCCGGCGCACCCGCAGCAGCGGACTCGTCCGGCGTACGCCCAGCAGTTCGGCGTCCTGCGCTCCCGCCGCCACCGCGTCGATCAGATGCTCACCGTACGCGAAGACCAACCTCGAGTCCTCGAACAGCCGTTGTGTCACCGATGGACAGTCCGCCTCGATGCGTTCGACAGCCGGGGCGATCCAGTCCGCGTACACGGTCCGTTCCAGCAGCACCGGTTCGCCGTCCAGGCCGCGCAGCCGCAGGACGTGGAGCACGGGCACGCCGACCGGCATCTGGAGGCGTACCGCGTCCTGGGCGGTCGTGGGGCGGTACTCCGAGGACACCACCCGGCCCGTCGCCGTGCGGCCCATCGCGCGCGCCCACTGGGCGAAGCTGCGCAGCTCGGCGAAGCTCTGATTGCGGCGGCTGGCGAGCACCACGCGCCGCGCGCCCTGCCGGGACCCGATCAGACCCTCCGACGTCAGGGCGGCGACGGCCTGGCGGACGGTGCCGCGCGAGACGCCGTAGCGTGCTGCGAGTTCTGTCTCGGGGAGCAGCCGACTGCCCACCGCGTACTCCTCGCGATCGATCGCCTGGCGCAACTCCTCGGCGATCTCCTCGTGTCGGGCTGCCATGGTTCCCTCTCGTGCTGTGCGCAGTGTGCAGGTGAACCAGCGTAGACGAGAACGGGAAGGGGGTCGTTCTCCTGGGGGGCATCCGGCGAGTGTCCAGAAGACTGGTGGTCACAGTTGCCCCTCTGTTCACCGAGACGACATGGAGGGCGTGCCTACTGAGGTCAACTTGTTCAAACAAGTTCTCTGTCGAGCCCCAGCGGGATCTCCGCCCGGGGCGCCACACCAGGAGAGATCGTGACGTTGCCCCTGTCCAGGATCGCCGTGCTCACCGGCGGCCTCGCCGTCGCCGCACTCAGCCTCAGCGCCTGTGGCGCAGCCACCAGCCAGTCCGCCACCACCCCGGACGGCAAGAAGGCGAACACCGCCACCTCCGCGACGGACTTCGGCGGCATGGACGCCCTCGTCGCCGCGGCGAAGAAGGAGGGCACGCTGCACGCCATGGCTCTGCCCCGCGACTGGGCCAACTACGGCGCGCTGATCGACGGCTTCACCGCGAAGTACGGCATCAAGATCGACGTCGAGAACCCCGACGGCAGCAGCCAGGACGAGATCAACGCGGTCACCTCGCGCAAGGGCCAGGACCGTGCCCCCGACGTGCTGGACCTGGGCAGCTCG harbors:
- a CDS encoding GntR family transcriptional regulator, with product MAARHEEIAEELRQAIDREEYAVGSRLLPETELAARYGVSRGTVRQAVAALTSEGLIGSRQGARRVVLASRRNQSFAELRSFAQWARAMGRTATGRVVSSEYRPTTAQDAVRLQMPVGVPVLHVLRLRGLDGEPVLLERTVYADWIAPAVERIEADCPSVTQRLFEDSRLVFAYGEHLIDAVAAGAQDAELLGVRRTSPLLRVRRVTTTREGRPVEWSDDRYCSDAVSFSVHNSIGNNALARRTGPGAMPASPA
- a CDS encoding phosphocholine-specific phospholipase C, with translation MNAIDRRRFMQLAGGTAALSALSTSIARAAEIPAHRRTGSIKDVEHIVVLMQENRSFDHYLGALRGVRGFGDPRPVTLPSGKSVWHQSDGTKEILPFHPDAKDLGLAFLEDLPHGWNDTQAAFNKGKYDKWIPAKSATTMAHLTREDIPFHYALADAFTVCDAYHCSFMGSTDPNRYYMWTGYTGNDGKGGGPVLGNDEAGYAWTTYPERLENADVSWKIYQDIGDGLDADGGWGWIGDAYRGNYGDNSLLYFDQYRNAKPGDPLYDKARTGTDARKGEGFFDILRADVKAGKLPEVSWIVAPEAFTEHPNWPANYGAWYISQVLDALTSNPDVWSKTALFITYDENDGFFDHVVPPFPAGSAAQGKSTVDVSGDLYAGDSGRPAGAYGLGQRVPMFVVSPWSKGGYVCSQTFDHTSIIQFMERRFGVTEPNISPWRRAVSGDLTTAFDFRHKDSHTPRLPDTTGYLPPDGDRHPDYVPTPPAKGALPRQEPGLRPARPIPYDLSADGKVGTAGSLRIDFASHGKAGAGFLVTSATDASGPWTYTVGSGHSLSGVWNLSANSHGVYDFTVHGPNGFLRQFAGKVTAAGPEVGARHDSKDGAVRLVLTNDGHSTVTLTIKDEYGKHKPATYRLRPGAHVVHSARTERTHGWYDLTVTADHDGTFVRRLAAHVESGNASTSDPAFSAR